The DNA region GTGTGTGCCCGTTGGCTGGTAAAAGCCAGATGCCGGGTGGGCCTGAGACTCTGAaattctaaccagctcccaggggCCGAGGCCCCTTCCGGCACCTGGAGCTTATGGCTCCAGCGGTCTCTCCCCTGGGGGCTGCTCCTGGTCCCCCTGTGACAGTTCCTGGATCCAGGGAGGAATGTGCCCCATGGCTGCCCCCCAGGGTAGGCCACGCCCCACacttccccaccctctccctgcaGCAGAAGGATTTCATCTTTAATCTGTGAATCTCCCCCAGGCCTACACTCAGGAACCCCATGTCAACCAGCCTTGTTCATGGAGACTGTTTCAACTCCAAGCTCCCCCGACCTCCACAATTTTGAAGCCAAGCCGGCatctgccctccctctcccccagtgAAAGGCTCCGGGAGGGCAGACCTGTCCACTTAGGGCTCAGCTCAGTGACCTGGCCTGGGGGTGCGGCCAGTTGAGAAGCTCACTTGTGCTCAGGTGTGTTCAGATAACAGCAATCACCCTGTGACCTTCCTAGTCCTCAGCCCATGAGAAGAGGAGCTGGAGAGGGGCCAGCCTGACCGGGAGGGAGCTCGGGGGGCCCGGGTCCAAGCGGCCATCCTGACCTGCCCCTGacccctcctcctggcccctccAGGCACAATGACCTGCCCTGGCAGCTGCTGAAACTGTTCAACAATCAGCTTCAGGACCCGAGGGCCAACCTGACCAGCCTGGCCCACACGCACACCAACATCCCCAAGCTGAAGGCTGGCTTTGTGGGTGCCCAGGTACGGTCCGGCCCGGAGCCTGAGGCACTGGAGCCCATCGCCTCCTCCCTTGCTGCCCTTTCCTGGTGGTGGCGTACCGCCCTGGGCCCTGAGAGGGGGCTCCGATAGCcactcaggctgtggggagggctTCCGTGGCCGGAGGGAAGCCAGAGCCCGTGTGCCTGGGACCTGGCTCCTCAGCTCCCAGCGCCTCCCCCCGTGACCCCCCCAGTTCTGGTCTGCGTACACGCCCTGCGACACCCAGAACAAGGATGCCGTGAAGAGGACGCTGGAGCAGATCGACGTCATCCACCGCATGTGCCAGCTGTACCCCGAGACCTTCCTGTGTGTCACCGACAGCACAGGTGGGTGCCAGCGCCCACCAGCCCCGGTCCTGAGCAGGGTCTCCTGCGCCGCTCTGCGGTTTGTTTCACGTGGAAGCCAGTCCCCACACCCGGCACCCGGGCACACGTGTCGCCTGGTGCCCACCGCCCCTGGCCGGGCTCTTCTCGCAGGCATCCGGCAGGCCTTCCAGGAGGGAAAGGTGGCCAGTCTGGTCGGCGTGGAGGGCGGCCACTCCATCGACAGCAGCCTGGGCGTCCTGCGGGCGCTCTACCACCTGGGCATGCGGTACCTGACCCTCACCCACTCCTGCAACACGCCCTGGTGAGCAGCCCCGGGGGGCCGGCCGGGCGGGAGGGTCTCAGGGCAGGGACCACCCCGGCACCTGTCTCTCCTCCTGTGGGTCCTGAGGTGGGTGGGCCCGGGCAACCACGCTGCCTCTCGGGCgcctgctctctgctctcccagGGCCGACAACTGGCTGGTGGACACGGGAGAAGACAAGGCCCGCAGCCAAGGCCTGTCACTCTTTGGGCAGGTGAGTGGGGCGCGGGGCCTCGGTCACCCTCAGAGGACCCGGTGTGtcacctgtttcctcatctgtgagatgggccAGCAGGACGGGTCTTCCACTGGAACCCACAGGTCATTAGAGTGGCCTCCAGTCTTCCAGCCACTGAAGGGCTTGTTAACGCCTGGCCAGTGCCCTTCCCCACACCTGGACTTCCCAGGCGGCCGCCAGAAACCCCAGAAGGTCGTGTGAACCCAAGTGTGCACGGCACAGCCTGCCTGGTCCCAGGGTGCCGGCTGAGACCCTCCAGGCTGTGCGGGTCCCCTGAGCCCCGTCCCCCCTCAGAGCGTCGTGAAGGAGATGAACCGACTGGGCGTCATCATCGACTTGGCCCACACGTCCATGGCCACCATGAAGGCCGTGCTGCAGCTGTCCAAGGCCCCCGTGGTCTTCAGCCACTCCTCGGCCTACAGCGTGTGCCAGCACCGGCGCAACGTGCCTGACGACGTGCTCCAGCTGGTGGTGAGAGGCTGGACCGGGGCCGTCCGCTCCTGGGCTGGCCCTCGCGGCCTGGCCGCCCCGCCCACAGTGCCACCCTCTCTCCCGAGCAGAAGCGGACGGGCAGCCTAGTGATGGTGAACTTCTACAATGACTACGTTTCCTGCAGAGCGGAGGCCAACTTGTCCCAAGTGGCAGGTGGGCGGGGGTGAGCGGCCGGGGCGCCGGGCCGGGGCCTCTCGCAGGGCCCTCACGTGCTGCCTCTCTGCAGATCACCTGGACCACATCAAGAAGGTGGCAGGGGCCGGAGCCGTGGGCTTGGGTGGGGACTACGACGGTGTGTCCAGGTGAGGCGAGACCCCCTCCACGTGCtgtgaggggcggggggggggccgCCGAGGACGCCGGGGCACGGGATGGgggcccccaggccctgccccctgGGATGCAGAGCCTGGCTCTCTCCACCCGCATCTCAGGCTCCCCTCGGGGCTTAAGGACGTGTCCAAGTATCCAGACCTGGTGGCGGAGCTGCTGAGGAGACAGTGGACCGAGGCAGAGGTCAAGGGCGCCCTGGCCAACAACCTGCTGAGGGTCTTCGAGGCGGTGGAGCAGGTGAGGGGCCCCACACTCCCCGCTTCGCCGACCACCTCCTGCCCTCAGGCAGGCGGCCGACCTGTGTCTTTCCCCAGGCGAGCAGTCACACGCAGCCTCCTGGCGAGGAGCCCATCCCCTTGGACCAACTGGAGACCTCCTGTAGGACCAGCTACGGCTACTCAGGGGCCCCCAGCCTCCACCTCCAGCCGGGGGCCCTGCTGGCCTCCCTCGCGCTCCTCGTCCTCTGCCTGTGTCCCCTCTGACGCCCTGGCGGCTGGAATGGCAGCGACTCCCTGTGCGCTCAGACTGGCCTGTCCTGGGCAGGCACCTGCGCTCCCCTGGGCAGCGCAGAACACAGGCACAGCGGGACCCTCAATAAAGTCGCCGATCCTTCGAGTCTCGTGTCATCAGCACCCTGGCCCTGGAGGGGGCTCCTGGCTGGACACCAGACACAAGAGTGCCTGAGTCCTGAAGGTCAGGGCCAGAGGGATCAGGGTCTGAGAGGCTTTGCGTGGACGTTGCTGGAGGGTCTTTAAAATAACACACAGTCCAGGCGCCAGCTGCCACCTCCCCACACACATCTGTACACaggcgcgtgcacacacacaggcacgcacacgtgtgcacacctGCACCCCACATCCTTATACCGGTGCACACCCATGCACGcacatatacacacccacacGCACTCACACACGTGTGTGCCCACGGCCCACCCCTGGGGCCAGCCTCTCTTGGCAGACAGGAAAGCAAGGTCCGGAGCAGGGAGGACCCCAGCCCTGCAGGGTGTCCTCACACACCATGAACAAGGCCCCTGCAGGGCAGGGCTTCACGCAAGAGGGGCTCAGTAGCGTTCCCCCTGCCACCGGTCATTCGGTGCATGTGTCTTGAGATGAATAACTTAGTGGGTGACAGACCCTGGACAAGACCCCCAACACATCCCTGCTGGCCTCTTTCCAGGCCAGATCCCCTGAGGATGCCCCTCTGTGCCGTTACCCACCGGTGCCTgccagcctgggccctgggagCCAGTGAGGACCTCTGGGCTGgggccctgcctctctctcccagcAAGCACTCTCTCCAGGGAGACCTAAAGCCACCAGCAGGGACATTGTGGGTATTTGCTGATCACTTAGGATCAGTTTAAcgttaaaggagaaaaagcaagtCGAGGGTTTCTGTCCTAAGTTGGCCTAATCCTGCCCAACACGCCAGCCTGCCACGGCTGGCTGATTTATCTGCCGGGGCTGTTGGCAGCTGGAGGGCCCCCTGGTGGGCTGCAGGTGGGCACGCCTAATTTTGCTAACTGGGAGGGATTTTCCCATAAGAAACGCTTTACTATTTGTCAGAAAGAATCTTAAGCACATTAGAATCACACCAGAGGCCACCCCTCAAGTGCCGTCCCCAGAATCTGGTTCTGGGGACCCTTCTGCTCGCCCCTCATTCACCCTGGGAGACACAGGCCTGCAGGCCTTCCCTGGGGGTCCTGGTGAGGGGCTCCAGGAAGGCGGGTGCCACACCCGGGCCCACCCA from Balaenoptera musculus isolate JJ_BM4_2016_0621 chromosome 19, mBalMus1.pri.v3, whole genome shotgun sequence includes:
- the DPEP1 gene encoding dipeptidase 1 isoform X3: MVTAPSGRKKRQPETPGWTLRLQSTQVQGTAVRTDAQEQQGSASLGSVACGPAGGSGPWWPSAPQTSSGTQRHNDLPWQLLKLFNNQLQDPRANLTSLAHTHTNIPKLKAGFVGAQFWSAYTPCDTQNKDAVKRTLEQIDVIHRMCQLYPETFLCVTDSTGIRQAFQEGKVASLVGVEGGHSIDSSLGVLRALYHLGMRYLTLTHSCNTPWADNWLVDTGEDKARSQGLSLFGQSVVKEMNRLGVIIDLAHTSMATMKAVLQLSKAPVVFSHSSAYSVCQHRRNVPDDVLQLVKRTGSLVMVNFYNDYVSCRAEANLSQVADHLDHIKKVAGAGAVGLGGDYDGVSRLPSGLKDVSKYPDLVAELLRRQWTEAEVKGALANNLLRVFEAVEQASSHTQPPGEEPIPLDQLETSCRTSYGYSGAPSLHLQPGALLASLALLVLCLCPL
- the DPEP1 gene encoding dipeptidase 1 isoform X1, yielding MDTQTPEHTGSRDGGQDRRTGAAGERIPGERGMWTSWWFWPLVAVCTADQFRDTAAYTQEPHVNQPCSWRLFQLQAPPTSTILKPSRHLPSLSPSERLREGRPVHLGLSSVTWPGGAARHNDLPWQLLKLFNNQLQDPRANLTSLAHTHTNIPKLKAGFVGAQFWSAYTPCDTQNKDAVKRTLEQIDVIHRMCQLYPETFLCVTDSTGIRQAFQEGKVASLVGVEGGHSIDSSLGVLRALYHLGMRYLTLTHSCNTPWADNWLVDTGEDKARSQGLSLFGQSVVKEMNRLGVIIDLAHTSMATMKAVLQLSKAPVVFSHSSAYSVCQHRRNVPDDVLQLVKRTGSLVMVNFYNDYVSCRAEANLSQVADHLDHIKKVAGAGAVGLGGDYDGVSRLPSGLKDVSKYPDLVAELLRRQWTEAEVKGALANNLLRVFEAVEQASSHTQPPGEEPIPLDQLETSCRTSYGYSGAPSLHLQPGALLASLALLVLCLCPL
- the DPEP1 gene encoding dipeptidase 1 isoform X2: MWTSWWFWPLVAVCTADQFRDTAAYTQEPHVNQPCSWRLFQLQAPPTSTILKPSRHLPSLSPSERLREGRPVHLGLSSVTWPGGAARHNDLPWQLLKLFNNQLQDPRANLTSLAHTHTNIPKLKAGFVGAQFWSAYTPCDTQNKDAVKRTLEQIDVIHRMCQLYPETFLCVTDSTGIRQAFQEGKVASLVGVEGGHSIDSSLGVLRALYHLGMRYLTLTHSCNTPWADNWLVDTGEDKARSQGLSLFGQSVVKEMNRLGVIIDLAHTSMATMKAVLQLSKAPVVFSHSSAYSVCQHRRNVPDDVLQLVKRTGSLVMVNFYNDYVSCRAEANLSQVADHLDHIKKVAGAGAVGLGGDYDGVSRLPSGLKDVSKYPDLVAELLRRQWTEAEVKGALANNLLRVFEAVEQASSHTQPPGEEPIPLDQLETSCRTSYGYSGAPSLHLQPGALLASLALLVLCLCPL
- the DPEP1 gene encoding dipeptidase 1 isoform X4, with the protein product MDTQTPEHTGSRDGGQDRRTGAAGERIPGERGMWTSWWFWPLVAVCTADQFRDTAVRLMQGTPVIDGHNDLPWQLLKLFNNQLQDPRANLTSLAHTHTNIPKLKAGFVGAQFWSAYTPCDTQNKDAVKRTLEQIDVIHRMCQLYPETFLCVTDSTGIRQAFQEGKVASLVGVEGGHSIDSSLGVLRALYHLGMRYLTLTHSCNTPWADNWLVDTGEDKARSQGLSLFGQSVVKEMNRLGVIIDLAHTSMATMKAVLQLSKAPVVFSHSSAYSVCQHRRNVPDDVLQLVKRTGSLVMVNFYNDYVSCRAEANLSQVADHLDHIKKVAGAGAVGLGGDYDGVSRLPSGLKDVSKYPDLVAELLRRQWTEAEVKGALANNLLRVFEAVEQASSHTQPPGEEPIPLDQLETSCRTSYGYSGAPSLHLQPGALLASLALLVLCLCPL